DNA sequence from the Candidatus Rhabdochlamydia sp. T3358 genome:
CTCTTGGAAGTCCTGCGCGCCCGAGAGGGATGTCTTTAAGCGCTGGATCAGACTCAGAGCTTTCCTCATAAGGAGTATACCCTGGAGCAATAGCGTTCACCCTAATTCGATGCTGAGCTAGCTCTAAAGCCATAGTTTGCGTCAGCATGTTCAATGCAGCCTTACCTGATGCATGTGCAACGCGATTCAGTACTGGCCGAGCCCCAGAGATTGAAGAAATGTTGATAATATTTCCTCCACTTTGCTTTTGTACCATTCCTTTTGCTACTAGCTGGGATAGGAAAAATGGCGTCATTAAAGTGACCTGCAACAATTGTTCAAAATCTTGAGGCTTCAAATCGAAAAAACCTAGAGTATTATATCCCCCTGCGTTGTTAACCAGGATATCTACCTGTCCTAAAACATTTATGCTCTCTTGGTAAAATTGCTCTATACCGCTACAAGTAGAAAAGTCTGCATATACAGCTTCGACAGTCCCATTTTCTTGTCGAATGGATTGAACTGTCTCTTCGGCTCCTTTTTTATCAGATCGGTAACTGATTACTAACTCAGCCCCTTCTTTAGCAAAGAGCAAAGCAATCCCTTTTCCAATGCTGCGATTAGCTCCAGTTACAATGACTTTTTTTCCTTTTAATTTCATAGCAATTCAGCACCTAATTAACAGACAATTTCATTTAAGGCAACAAGCTGTTGCCCAATTGCAA
Encoded proteins:
- a CDS encoding SDR family oxidoreductase encodes the protein MKLKGKKVIVTGANRSIGKGIALLFAKEGAELVISYRSDKKGAEETVQSIRQENGTVEAVYADFSTCSGIEQFYQESINVLGQVDILVNNAGGYNTLGFFDLKPQDFEQLLQVTLMTPFFLSQLVAKGMVQKQSGGNIINISSISGARPVLNRVAHASGKAALNMLTQTMALELAQHRIRVNAIAPGYTPYEESSESDPALKDIPLGRAGLPRDQASAVLFLATEESSWITGQILTVDGGHSIVLSMNS